The following proteins are encoded in a genomic region of Dioscorea cayenensis subsp. rotundata cultivar TDr96_F1 chromosome 8, TDr96_F1_v2_PseudoChromosome.rev07_lg8_w22 25.fasta, whole genome shotgun sequence:
- the LOC120267246 gene encoding zinc finger protein ZAT1-like — protein sequence MSSIDDGASLSMDSENLEEKAADQEENEKVDDSDNNNNNNNSDHVCILCNKSFSTNKKLHGHMRVHPERSYRGMVPPEGKVIKNKNSQPVSLKKGLKWGNMFQRGRIGSSSNPQPPRPSDAEGWMSFHPINDLDNESEEDQAAVILQMISEYETDYSVSLDRASSLLTGILEYYQEEGYPKRLKITEFDDEKEEVQEQVVEEKKEYTCQTCNRSFSTHQALGGHRASHSKVRNNVEEGESSEKGKQQVSSGQEIHQCKHCPAFYTCGQALGGHMRKHFLEEQAAEAPVKALQSPRISNFDLNVKPCDEEEEGGLEEGGAKEE from the coding sequence ATGAGTTCAATTGATGATGGAGCTTCACTGTCTATGGATTCTGAAAACTTGGAAGAGAAAGCTGCTGATCAAGAAGAGAATGAGAAGGTGGATGAttctgataataataataataataacaacagtGATCATGTTTGCATCTTGTGTAACAAGAGCTTCTCGACTAACAAGAAGTTGCATGGACACATGAGAGTTCATCCTGAGAGATCATACAGAGGGATGGTTCCTCCTGAAGGGAAAGTGATCAAGAACAAAAACAGTCAACCTGTTTCTCTAAAGAAAGGGCTAAAGTGGGGGAATATGTTTCAGAGAGGCCGAATTGGAAGCTCAAGTAATCCTCAGCCTCCTCGACCTTCTGACGCAGAAGGGTGGATGAGCTTTCATCCTATCAATGACTTGGACAATGAGTCTGAAGAAGATCAAGCTGCAGTTATTCTCCAAATGATTAGTGAGTATGAGACTGATTACTCAGTGAGTCTTGATAGAGCAAGCTCTTTGTTGACTGGTATTCTTGAGTACTACCAAGAAGAGGGATACCCCAAGAGATTAAAAATAACTgaatttgatgatgaaaaagaagaagtgcAAGAACAGGTGGTGGAAGAGAAGAAGGAATACACATGCCAGACATGTAATAGATCATTCTCAACTCATCAAGCGTTGGGAGGACATAGAGCAAGCCATAGCAAAGTGAGGAACAATGTTGAGGAGGGTGAGTCATCAGAGAAGGGAAAACAGCAGGTGAGTTCTGGACAAGAGATACATCAATGTAAACATTGTCCTGCTTTTTACACTTGTGGGCAGGCTCTTGGAGGACACATGAGGAAGCATTTCTTGGAGGAGCAAGCTGCAGAGGCTCCTGTTAAGGCACTGCAAAGCCCAAGGATTTCCAACTTTGATCTCAATGTGAAACCatgtgatgaagaagaagaaggaggactTGAAGAAGGAGGAgcaaaagaagaataa